The Chryseobacterium indologenes genomic sequence ACGCCATGAGAAAAGCGGATTATACCACTGATGATTATTTTATTAAGAAAAAAGATACGGCAGCGGATTATTTTATGAGGGCTTACAATATTAAGCTTATTAAAACCAAAACCAAATCCCAGATCGTTACAGGACCTATTCAAATGTTTATAGAGAAGGTTCCTACACCACTTTATCTCCCGTTTGCCATTCTTCCGTTTTCAGACAAAAGAGCAGCCGGTATCCTGATCCCGAGTTTTGGAGAAAGGGAAGATGTAGGGTTCTTTCTGAACGGAATAGGGTATTATCAACCGATCGGTGAGCATTTCGACCTTAAAGTACTTGCTGATATCTATACCAAAGGAAGCTGGAACGTGAGGCCCCAGATGAATTACCAGAAAAAATACAAATATTCCGGAAACTTCAATGCGGATATCGGTACTATGGTAAGAGGAATCAAAGGACTTGATGATTATACGAGAAACAGTACTTACAGAATCAACTGGACACACTCTCAGGATGCCAAAGCCAATCCGTTTCTGACATTCAGCGCTTCTGTGGATATTGTAAGTACAAAGTTCTATAACAACCCATTGAACAACAATTATATTTTCAACCAGAATGTATTAAATACGCAACAGAACTCGACGGTAACCCTTACCAAGCGATTTCTGAAGCTGCCAATGACCATTACGGGGACGGCATCATATTCTCAGAACTTTGCCACCGGATTAGCAGACCTTCGTCTTCCACAAATGAATGTGGCGATCAATCAGTTTTATCTTTTTAAATCAAAAACAGGAGTAAGACAAGGGTTAATTGAAAATATCACAGTGAATACAGGATTCAACCTTACCAATTTTGTAAATACTCAGGAAAACGAATTGTTTAAAAAAGAAATGTGGGATAAAATGCAGACAGGTCTTAAAAACAATATTGCCCTGGCTACCAATACCACGCTGGCAAAATATTTTACCTTCAGTTTAAGTGCCAATATTGACAATGCCCTGACGACAAAAACATTGAACAAATATTATGATCCTATAAAGAATGTTACTGTAGACGACATCGAAAAGAAGTTTGCGGGATATTCTACCTTCTCTACCACGGCAAGTCTTCAGACAACATTGTACGGAATGCTGAAGTTCAAAAAAGGATCTGCAATAGAAGCAATACGTCACATGATGACGCCGAGCATCGGGTTTACTTATTCTCCAGATTTTTCAAGTCCTAATTTCGGGTACTATAAAAATTATTATAATGCAACCGGAGCACTGACTCCTTATTCTATCTTTGAAAAAGGCATCGTCGGAAGTCCGTCAAGCGGAATGGTAGGATCTTTAGGTTTTAATATCGGAAACAATATTGAAATGAAAGTGAAGTCGAAAAGTGATTCCACAGGGGTGAAAAAGATCAAAATTTTTGAATCTTTAAACCTTTCAGGAAGTTACAATTTTGCGGCTAAAGATCATCCATGGTCTATCTTTACGATCAACGGGCAATCATCTTTCTTCAATAACAAACTGACCGTTAATACAAGCCTTTCCCTGGATCCATATAAAATTGAATTTATTCCGGGACAAGATACAGGAATCAGAACGGAAAAGTTCGGCGCTTTTAGTGTTCAGGGCTTCAATGTTCAGTTATCTTATCCTTTAAGCAGCGAGATCTTCGGAGAAAAAACGGATTATGCTAAAAAGTATTCATCAAAAGGAGAGGTAAGAAATGAAAATTATTACTTTGATGATGATCATTATGCGCATTTTGACCAGGCCTGGACTTTAAATATTAATGCCAATTATGCCTACTCTAAGGGACTAAACAGATTTGGAAGCAAAATTGCATCATTAGGTCTGGATGGAAGTATTAAACTTACTCCTTACTGGAATATCAACGGAAGTACGCATTATGATTTGGTGACCAAGCAGCTGGCTTATACGAGAATCGGTTTTTCACGAGACCAGCGAAGCTTTACCATCAACTTTAACTGGGTTCCTTTCGGACAATATAAAGTATATGACTTCTTTATCGGGATTAAAGCCAATATCTTAAGTGATGCACTGAAATATAAGGACAGAAGCTTTACCCAGCCGAATGCACCTTTCTAATATCAGATTGGCATTTGAGAATATAAATTTTATATTTGCAACCAAAATAAATTCTAATGGAATCACGGGTTACAAAATTTTGATACATAAATTCCGTATACCTGTAATTACATAAAGACTTAAAAAAATAAATATCCACTATGAAACAAATAATCAACACAGCGAATGCACCTGCAGCGATCGGGCCTTATTCACAAGCAAATCTGGCAAACGGGGTTTTGTATATCTCCGGACAGATTCCTGTAGATCCGGCGACAGGTAAATTGGTAGAGGGAATTGAAAAAGAAACACATCAGGTAATGAAAAACCTTGAAGCTATTCTTACGGAAGCAGGAATGACTTTCAAAAACGTGGTAAAAGCTACCATCTTCCTGAAGAGTATGGATGATTTTGCAGTGATGAATGATATTTATGCTTCTTATTTAGATGCAGACAGCTATCCAGCCCGTGAAACGGTACAGGTTTCTTGTTTGCCTAAAAATGTGGATATCGAAATTTCTATGATTGCACATAAGGATTAATGAGTTTTATAAGAAATACAATTGCGGTTTTGATGGGTCTTGCGATAACAGGACTTATTATCACTCTTGGGATAAGGGCTTTTCCGCAATGGGTTACTTTTGAAGCTTTTGCTCCGTTTGAGCACTGGCAAAGGTTTCTGTTCAGCATGAAGGATGATAAGGCCTTTTTTGGCTTCTTATTATTTATTTCCGGACTGGGAACTACAATTGGCGGGGTGGCCACTGCTATCATTGTAAAATATGCGAAAGTAGCCTACGCAATTCTGATCGGTTTTATTATGCTTTTTATAGCCATGTTGGATGTTATTATATTTCCGTATCATCCTACATTTTATAAGATCTCTATTTTCCTTACTTTTTTTCCGTTTTCGTGGATTGGCGGTAAGATTGTAGAAGTCATTTATGAAAGAAATAAAAAGAAAAGGATTGCTGAAAAAATGAATAAACTTAAGTAAACCATAAAAAAACGCTGCAAATTTTTGCAGCGTTTTTGTTGATATAAAAATATCTGTTTTAATTAAGGCATTTTAAATCCTCTCTGATAATTCCTTCCGTAATCATCCATGTATTTTATCTGGCCTGTACCTGAGAATTTATTTAATAAAGCTTCAACATCTTTCTGAGAATTCACAGGCTTACCATTGATTTCGGTGATAATGTAACCGTCTACGATACCGGCTTTCGCAAACTCGCTGCCTTCGATAACGTTTTTAGCTACAATTCCACTGTTTAAACCATAATATGCCTTTGTTCTGTCGTCCAGGCTCTGGAACTCAGCTCCGATTTTTTCAGTGACACTCAGGTCAGCTTTTGTTCTGGTAGAAGTTCCGCCTTTCTGATCTCTTAATGTTACCATAGTGGTAGATTCTTTCCCGTTTCTGGAATAAGTAACCTGTACTTTATCTCCCGGACGCTTGCTTCCGATTGACATGGAAAGATCTGCAAAATCAGTGATATTGTAGCTGTCTACTTTGGTGATCACATCTCCTTTTTTCAGACCTGCATCTTCAGCACCACTATTTTCCCCGAATCCTGTAACATATACTCCGGAACCTACTTTAAGACTTGTTTTATTCTGTCTGTTGTATGCTTCAACCAATTGGTCGTTAGACAGGTCTAATGATTGTACTCCAAGGAATCCTCTCTGTACAATTCCGAATTTTTTGATATCCTCTACAATTTTTCTTGCCAGGTTAGCCGGAACAGCAAATCCATATCCCTGATAATATCCTGTGGTAGACTGGATGGCAGAGTTGATCCCGATCAGTTCTCCATTGGTGTTAACTAATGCTCCACCTGAGTTTCCCGGGTTGATCGCAGCATCCGTCTGGATAAAGCTTTCAATAGGGTTAGTAGCTTTCCCCTGGCTTCCCAGAATTCCGATACCTCTTCCTTTTGCAGAGACGATACCGGCTGTTACCGTAGAGTTTAATCCCAGTGGATTTCCTACTGCCAGTACCCATTGTCCCACGTCAATATTGTCTGAGTTAGCAAAATTCAGATAAGGAAGTCCTTTTTCCTCAATTTTTAATAAAGAAATATCTGTGTTGGGATCGGTTCCCACTAAAGTAGCAATGTATGATTTCTTGTTGCTTAGTACCACTTCCAGTTTATTGGCACCTGCTACCACGTGATTATTTGAAATAATGTAACCATCTGGAGAGATGATAACACCAGAACCCATTCCTGATGGCATGTTATCCGGAGCCTGCTGCTGCTGCTTTTGTCTCTGCTGGCCTCTTCCTCCGAAAGGATCTCCGAAGAAGAAATCAAACAAGTCCTGCTCAGAAGCTCTGCTGGCTGTTCTGCTTTGATAGTTTTTAATGGTAACTACAGCCGGAACTGTCGTTTTGGCTGCTTTTACAAAATCTTCACCTGTTGCTGCAGTGTTCATACCCGCGAATGATGCTGTAGGTGCTGATGTTGTAAAATAAGATTGGTCTCCATTGTTGGAATTATGTCCGAAATATTGAATTGCTCCAACGGTTGTAGCTCCTGAAACAACTCCCACTAATGCAAATGGTAATAGTTTTTTTAAAGTACTCTTCATTGTATATCTTTCTTGTTTATTAATTAATTTCTATTGTATGTTTTTGAGTAAACAAATTTAATGTTAAATAAGTAATCAATTAGTATGCTATGTTTCAATTTTAACTAAAATTTAACGGGTATTATGTCATTTTATACCTTATGTCATAATTGTTAAGGTGGCAGTTAACAAAACTTAAAAAAAAATTAAAGAAAATAAGACAAAATGATATTTGATATGCTGTATAAAATTCATGATTTCTAAGGTTATTGGTTAGTCGTGCTTTACGTCTATAAATATACTTAATTTTAAAATGATTATCTTTGCCAAAATATTTTTCTCACTTAAAACGTTTATAGCATGCAACTGTATAACACCTTAAGCGCAGAAGAAAGAGCTAAACTTATTGATGAAGCTGGTAAGGAACGCCTTACATTATCTTTCTATGCGTATGCCAAAATTGAAGATCCCAAAAAATTTCGCGACGATTTATTTATAGCCTGGAATGCACTTGATGCGCTTGGCCGTATTTATGTTGCCCATGAAGGAATTAATGCTCAGATGAGTATTCCTGCAGATCACTTCGAGGCTTTTCGTGCTACGTTGGAAGAATACGATTTCATGAAAGGTATTCGCCTGAATGTGGCAGTTGAACAGGATAACCATTCCTTTTTGAAACTGACAATAAAAGTAAGACATAAAATCGTTGCCGATGGATTGAATGATGAAACTTTTGATGTTACCAATAAGGGGATTCACCTGAAAGCACAGGAATTCAACGATATGCTTGATGACCCTAATACGATTGTAGTAGATTTCAGGAATCATTACGAAAGTGAGGTGGGGCATTTTGAAGGAGCTATTACGCCGGATGTGGAAAACTTTAGAGAAAGCTTACCGATCATCAACGATCAGTTACAGGATTTTAAAGAAGATAAAAACCTTTTGATGTATTGCACGGGTGGTATTCGTTGTGAAAAAGCAAGTGCTTACTTTAAACATCAGGGCTTTAAAAATGTTTTCCAGTTGGAAGGAGGTATCATTGAGTATACCCGACAGATCAAAGAAGAAGGTATAAAAAGTAAGTTCATAGGAAAGAATTTTGTATTTGATCACCGTTTGGGAGAAAGAATAACAGATGATATTATTTCACAGTGCCACCAGTGTGGTAAACCTTGTGATAATCATACTAATTGTGCAAATGATGCCTGTCATTTACTGTTCATTCAATGTGACGAATGCAAGGCTGCTATGGAAAACTGCTGTTCTACAGAATGTCTGGAAACAATACATTTGCCTTGGGAAAAGCAGGTGGAATTGAGAAAAGGCCTGCAGGTGGGCAATAAAGTTTTCAGAAAAGGAAAATCTGATGCTTTGAAATTTAAAAATTCAGGGGATCTTCCGGATAAACCTTTGGCAAAAGTGGAAACTAAGAACATTCGTCAGAAAATCAGTGTCAAGAAAGTTTTGATTGGAAAAGCCGAACATTACTTTTCAAAATCTAAAATCGGACAGTTTCTAATTGAAAATAAAGAATTGTCAGTAGGAGATAAAGTATTGGTTTCAGGACCGACTACCGGAGACCAAGAGCTTACGATTACTGAAATTTTTGCAAATGGAGGACCTTGTGAAACAGCTAAAACAGGAGATCAGATTACTTTTGAAATTCCGTTTAGAATTCGTTTGTCAGACAAATTATACAAAATTATCGAGCCTTCTGAAAACGCTTAGTAGATCATAAAAAAGCCAGTAGGATTGATTTCAGTGAAAAAAAAGCAGTAATTATGCAAAAAGCTGAGCTTAGAAAACAATATATACAAAAAAGAAAAGCCTTGTCTTCTGATGAGGCTTTCTTGTTATCTGAACGTATTTTTCAAAACTTTGTTCATTACTTTGACCCGAAAGAGACGGAGAAAGTTCATATTTTCCTGCCAATTTTGGAAAAGAAGGAAGTAGATACCCAAGTATTTATCAATTATTTTTTTGAACATCAGATACGTGTCTTTGTTCCTAAAGTGGCAGGAGGTCAATTGATCAGTGTTGAGATTTTTCAGGATACGACCTTTGTGACCAGCAGTTGGGGGATTCCGGAGCCGGTTTCAGATATAGATTCCGGAGAAAAGTATTTTGATTATGTCATTACTCCTTTACTGTATTGCGACAGGAAAGGCAATAGGGTAGGCTACGGAAAAGGATTTTATGACGGTTTGTTTCAAAATGTGTTGCCTGAAACAAAAAAAATCGGAGTCAATTATTTTGACCCCGATGAATATATTGATGATGTCTGGGAAAACGATGTTCCTCTCGACTATTTGGTAACTCCTGCTGAAGTACTGTCTTTCTTTAAAGGTTTAGAATAAAAATCTAAAAAATAGAATTTAAATTCCTTCTTAAGCTTTGGTCTGGAGATTAAAATATATTGTGCATTTTTCTCAAAATTACCTAAAGACTTATTTTTATCGTCAAAATATTCCACATTAAATTTGGCGTAATCCAAGGTGTCTTTTTTATAAAATTCTTTATAGACATTGAGATTATTGACCTTTACTGATCTTACTTTCATGCTGTCTAGTTCTTTAAATAACCTTTTGAAGGTCAGAGAATCAGGCTTGTGAAAATAGCTTTCCATCTGTGAATAAATAACAGTATCTATCTCCGTATTTCTGTTTCCGGAGAGGTAAAGGGTAGAAAGATCAAGAAGCTCCTGAACTTTTTGCTTGGTAATAGAGTTGATGGCCTGCATACTGTCCATTTGTACGGCAGGATAACTTTTTGCATTAGTACTGTTTCGTAATTTATCAAGGTCACTTATCTCTGTACTTTTTTTATTGCAGGCAACAAATAAAGCAAGAAGTATGGTGAGAAGTAAAAAATTATTAATTTTTTTCATCTGTTGTGGAGATTTTAAATTTGATAGATACAATTTTACCATTTGTATCCTTTTTCATTTCTATAACATTCAGGTTTTTTAATGAGGTTGTAGGAGTGGTTACCAACGTGATATACTTCTGTTTGTCCAATCGTTCAATACCATAAGTGTCGTTGTCATAAACCTGGTAAATGACAGCACTGTTGCTAATCAGGTTCTCAAGTTGATTTCTTTTTTGCTTGATGAGGGCTACCTGTTCTTCGGGATTACCTCCCTTTACATCTTTAATAGAGAAATAGTAGGCTGCCATTTTATAATCATCAGGCTTCAATTCAATTTTCTCTTCTTCAGGGGCGTTTTCCAGGTTCCTTGAAACTTCCAACGGCTCGTAGAAAGGGGCGCTGATCTTCATCTTAAGATTTTTGTCCTTCGTAGAATAGAAGAAACACTCTCCGGGTTTTATTTTATACATGATCGGAGATTCATTTTCCTTCATGACCATAATATCTAGAGTATTGATCACGCTTACTCCTCTGTCTTTATCGATGAAGCAGTATTTATAAGTTTTGGAAAAAAGAACATCTTTAAATCCTAATAATCCTGTAATGGCAATTAATACGGAGGTAACAATGGCCCATGCATTCTTTTTGACGAAATTTTTCTTCGGTAATTCAGATGACTTTTTGATTTCATCATGATTTGAGGAGGTATTTGCAACCTTCTGATTTTCAGTGGTTGTTTTTTGTAAATCAGTGTTTTGACCAGGCTGTATTTCGGTTTTTTTCACCGGAATCTCTTCTTTTGGCAGATCAGGAGCATCCGAAACTGTTTTTTCAAGTTCAGTGAGGTCATCCTCTTCCGGATTTTCATTTTCCTGCAACAATTCTCCAGCAAAAAGATGAAGCTTTTTGAATTCATACCATGAATCATAACCCGCATAATTACTGAGTAAATTGAGCATATCAATCCTTGGTAATTTGGTGACCGGTGATGTTTTGAAATAAGTGTAAAATGATTTTTCGCTGATGTTACCTTTCGCTTTTTTACGAAGGTCTTCCTGGAAATATATGATATCTATACCCTTCCATTTGGATATGTCATCCTGTGAAGGGGTATATTCTTTTAAATATTGACCCTGAACGTCCTTTTTAGTTGCTCAAAGTGTAATAGATCTAAATCTGTCAATTTTTTTTAAAATAATTAAATTGTTGATTATCAGTTATGTTTTTTTGTAAAACTATTTTACAAAGGTATTACAATTATTTTTCATAGACAAATTTTCTATCTGCTATACCTTTGTCTTGTTCAAATAACAGAACAGAAGAAAATTTTATAAAACAATATTAACAAAATTAAATTTAATTTATTATGAAAAAGTCATTATTCGTAGCTGCTATCGCTGCAATCTCTCTAGTTGCTTGTAAAAAAACTGAAGCTACTTCTACTGAAGGAGCAACTGATTCTGCTGCTGCTAACGTAGCTGATTCTGCTGCTGTAGTTTCTGACTCTGCTGCTAAAGTTGTTGACTCTGCTGCTACTGCTGCTGTAGGTGCTACTAAAGATGCTGCTGCTGCTACAACTGCTGCTGGTGCTGAAGTTGCTAAAGATGCTGCTAAAGGTGCTGCTGACGCTGCTAAAGGTGCTGCTGATGCTGCTAAAGGAGCTGCTGACGCTGCTAAAGATGCTGCAAAAGACGCTGCTAAGAAATAATTTTAGCATAAGCTTAAAAATAAAAGAACCGTTTCACCCAGTGAAACGGTTTTTTTATGCTTTATAGTAAACGGCCATTGCGGGCCGAAAGTGAACAATCTGTTTAAGAAAAGAATTTTACCCAACTATATTTATCCCTTCTTCTGCTTTAAAGATTCGTAGCAGGTAATTGCTACCGCATTACTTAAGTTTAAGGAGTCAATACTTCCGGCCATAGGAATCAAAGTGTTTTTCCCTTTCCCCATCCAGAAATCACTCAGTCCCGAATGTTCAGTCCCGAATAAAACCGCCGAACGTTGTTTAAAATCTCTCTTGTAAAGGTCTTCCGCAGTTTCATCCATCAATGTGGTGTAAATATTGAACCCGTTTTTGTGAAGGAATTCTAATGTTTCTTCATTTTCTGCCTGATAAACTTCCATTCCGAAAAGGCAACCGACACTGGACCTGATCACATTGGGGTTGTAAAAGTCGGTTTTGCCGTCTGCAACGATAAGGGCGTCTACTCCAAATGCTTCACAGCTCCTTAAAATAGCACCGAGATTACCCGGTTTTTCCACTCCCTCGACAATAATGACCGTAGAATTATCTTTAGGTACAAAATCCGAAAGCGGAGTTTCTTTGGCGGTATATATTCCTATAATACCTTCTGAGCTGCCTCTGTATGCTATCTTTTCATATACTTTTTCACTTACATAATGGATCTTTCCGTTGGGAAGCTTGCCTTTGAATATATTTTCACAAAGGAAAAACTCTACCGGTTCGAAATTGTATTGTATTGCTCTTTCATTCTCCTGTTGGCCTTCCACTACAAAAACTTTCGATTTTTTACGGAATCTGTTGTCAGTAAGGAGCTTAGTGACATTTTTTATTTTATCGTTCTGAAAACTTTCTATCAACATATTGCAAAATTATGCAAAAATTATGATTGAGCTTCTCTGCTTTTTATAAAAAGACTTTTCAAAGTAACCCGGAAAGCAGTGTTATGTCTCTTTTTATCATAGATGATGAGGAGAATAATGACAAGAAGTGAGAGAATCTTATAAATATTTCCATATAAATTTCCGGATACATTTTCAGAAACATTATATATTTCCCAATATAAATTCATGAAAAAATGAGCAAAAATGGCTGTCCAGAGGTTAAAGTCTGTTTCAAAATAGATCCATGCAAAGAATATGGACCCTAGAAATGTAATGGAAAATATTTCGAGTAGTTCAACAGGATCCTGGCTTTGGTATAAATGAACCTGTGCAAACAGCAATGATCCCAATAATACAGAAGATAAAAATCCAAGTGCTGTAAATCTATATGAGATTCCTATAAGGAATGCTCTGAAGATGATTTCTTCAAAAAATGCTGAAGAAACAGTGTTGATAAACAGAGATTCAAAATGTATAGAGGAAGATAGGCCGAAATGGACAAAATAGCCTGTGAGCATCGGTAGAGTTCCGGTAAATGCTAGGGTAAATCCTTTTTTAATCGATGTATTCAGGGAAAATAAGTCAAAAATACTTTTTCCGGGTAACAGAATTTTTCCGGTAATGAGCAAAGGGAGCAGTGTGATGGAATAGGCGATGATATGAGCTAAAGCCTTCGAGTGAAAAAAGTTTTTTGATACTGTCTGGATGCTTTTAAAACAAAATGCATCAAAAAAATAGTAAACGGAAAAGCCGATGATAAAGCTTAAATAAAAGCGGATGTTTTTACTCATGATGATTATTTTTGAGCAAAATTGTAGCTTTTAACGATGGATGTCAAACAGAAGTGATGGATGTCAAGCAAGTGTGACCAATGACAAGCTTTTAAGAATCAGACTGCTTTAACCGGGGAATAACCGCCGGAATAAAACTTCTTGAAACGGGAACTTCAAAACCGATGTCCGGAATGTATAATTTATATCCTTGGGCATTGCCTTTGAGGTTTTTTACTTTTCCGAGATTGACAATGTATGACCGGTGGCATTTCTGAATAGATTGGGTTTCAATTTGTGGTAAAACCTTGGAGAGACTTATCCGGAGTATGTGTTTTTTGGGCTGATTGTTTTCTAAACAATAGAACACACAATAATTTTCCATCGATTGAACATAGAGAAAATCCTTTTCATCGATTACCAGCTTGGTGCTGCCGGCTGAAATTGTCAAAGAATCACTTTGGAGAACATTTTGTTTACCGGCCAGAAGCTGTGAAATGGTTTTAGCAGTATTTTCGTAGAAATTCTTTAAATAA encodes the following:
- a CDS encoding LPS-assembly protein LptD; its protein translation is MAKTVLKNILQILIILIFNNFLAQKTPEKLPKNAVNDTISKKDTIVVKKESLDDILRTKADDQRRDIPKKMTFLNKNAQVKYQDMQIDADYISIDDNKSLIYARGKQDSLGKIIEPVITMQGGKKYETNEFSYNTKTKQAIAFNARTEESEGVIIAQKTKKYNDSVYAMRKADYTTDDYFIKKKDTAADYFMRAYNIKLIKTKTKSQIVTGPIQMFIEKVPTPLYLPFAILPFSDKRAAGILIPSFGEREDVGFFLNGIGYYQPIGEHFDLKVLADIYTKGSWNVRPQMNYQKKYKYSGNFNADIGTMVRGIKGLDDYTRNSTYRINWTHSQDAKANPFLTFSASVDIVSTKFYNNPLNNNYIFNQNVLNTQQNSTVTLTKRFLKLPMTITGTASYSQNFATGLADLRLPQMNVAINQFYLFKSKTGVRQGLIENITVNTGFNLTNFVNTQENELFKKEMWDKMQTGLKNNIALATNTTLAKYFTFSLSANIDNALTTKTLNKYYDPIKNVTVDDIEKKFAGYSTFSTTASLQTTLYGMLKFKKGSAIEAIRHMMTPSIGFTYSPDFSSPNFGYYKNYYNATGALTPYSIFEKGIVGSPSSGMVGSLGFNIGNNIEMKVKSKSDSTGVKKIKIFESLNLSGSYNFAAKDHPWSIFTINGQSSFFNNKLTVNTSLSLDPYKIEFIPGQDTGIRTEKFGAFSVQGFNVQLSYPLSSEIFGEKTDYAKKYSSKGEVRNENYYFDDDHYAHFDQAWTLNINANYAYSKGLNRFGSKIASLGLDGSIKLTPYWNINGSTHYDLVTKQLAYTRIGFSRDQRSFTINFNWVPFGQYKVYDFFIGIKANILSDALKYKDRSFTQPNAPF
- a CDS encoding RidA family protein; its protein translation is MKQIINTANAPAAIGPYSQANLANGVLYISGQIPVDPATGKLVEGIEKETHQVMKNLEAILTEAGMTFKNVVKATIFLKSMDDFAVMNDIYASYLDADSYPARETVQVSCLPKNVDIEISMIAHKD
- a CDS encoding trypsin-like peptidase domain-containing protein gives rise to the protein MKSTLKKLLPFALVGVVSGATTVGAIQYFGHNSNNGDQSYFTTSAPTASFAGMNTAATGEDFVKAAKTTVPAVVTIKNYQSRTASRASEQDLFDFFFGDPFGGRGQQRQKQQQQAPDNMPSGMGSGVIISPDGYIISNNHVVAGANKLEVVLSNKKSYIATLVGTDPNTDISLLKIEEKGLPYLNFANSDNIDVGQWVLAVGNPLGLNSTVTAGIVSAKGRGIGILGSQGKATNPIESFIQTDAAINPGNSGGALVNTNGELIGINSAIQSTTGYYQGYGFAVPANLARKIVEDIKKFGIVQRGFLGVQSLDLSNDQLVEAYNRQNKTSLKVGSGVYVTGFGENSGAEDAGLKKGDVITKVDSYNITDFADLSMSIGSKRPGDKVQVTYSRNGKESTTMVTLRDQKGGTSTRTKADLSVTEKIGAEFQSLDDRTKAYYGLNSGIVAKNVIEGSEFAKAGIVDGYIITEINGKPVNSQKDVEALLNKFSGTGQIKYMDDYGRNYQRGFKMP
- a CDS encoding rhodanese-related sulfurtransferase, whose amino-acid sequence is MQLYNTLSAEERAKLIDEAGKERLTLSFYAYAKIEDPKKFRDDLFIAWNALDALGRIYVAHEGINAQMSIPADHFEAFRATLEEYDFMKGIRLNVAVEQDNHSFLKLTIKVRHKIVADGLNDETFDVTNKGIHLKAQEFNDMLDDPNTIVVDFRNHYESEVGHFEGAITPDVENFRESLPIINDQLQDFKEDKNLLMYCTGGIRCEKASAYFKHQGFKNVFQLEGGIIEYTRQIKEEGIKSKFIGKNFVFDHRLGERITDDIISQCHQCGKPCDNHTNCANDACHLLFIQCDECKAAMENCCSTECLETIHLPWEKQVELRKGLQVGNKVFRKGKSDALKFKNSGDLPDKPLAKVETKNIRQKISVKKVLIGKAEHYFSKSKIGQFLIENKELSVGDKVLVSGPTTGDQELTITEIFANGGPCETAKTGDQITFEIPFRIRLSDKLYKIIEPSENA
- a CDS encoding 5-formyltetrahydrofolate cyclo-ligase, which translates into the protein MQKAELRKQYIQKRKALSSDEAFLLSERIFQNFVHYFDPKETEKVHIFLPILEKKEVDTQVFINYFFEHQIRVFVPKVAGGQLISVEIFQDTTFVTSSWGIPEPVSDIDSGEKYFDYVITPLLYCDRKGNRVGYGKGFYDGLFQNVLPETKKIGVNYFDPDEYIDDVWENDVPLDYLVTPAEVLSFFKGLE
- a CDS encoding RNA methyltransferase translates to MLIESFQNDKIKNVTKLLTDNRFRKKSKVFVVEGQQENERAIQYNFEPVEFFLCENIFKGKLPNGKIHYVSEKVYEKIAYRGSSEGIIGIYTAKETPLSDFVPKDNSTVIIVEGVEKPGNLGAILRSCEAFGVDALIVADGKTDFYNPNVIRSSVGCLFGMEVYQAENEETLEFLHKNGFNIYTTLMDETAEDLYKRDFKQRSAVLFGTEHSGLSDFWMGKGKNTLIPMAGSIDSLNLSNAVAITCYESLKQKKG
- a CDS encoding CPBP family intramembrane metalloprotease, which encodes MSKNIRFYLSFIIGFSVYYFFDAFCFKSIQTVSKNFFHSKALAHIIAYSITLLPLLITGKILLPGKSIFDLFSLNTSIKKGFTLAFTGTLPMLTGYFVHFGLSSSIHFESLFINTVSSAFFEEIIFRAFLIGISYRFTALGFLSSVLLGSLLFAQVHLYQSQDPVELLEIFSITFLGSIFFAWIYFETDFNLWTAIFAHFFMNLYWEIYNVSENVSGNLYGNIYKILSLLVIILLIIYDKKRHNTAFRVTLKSLFIKSREAQS
- a CDS encoding LytTR family transcriptional regulator; this encodes MFSFTTFPYPKSGSIKEMLLSSLAAGISVYLFLIIFQPFGTENFHHPYKLVLLFPYTVIFGMAFLIMSLSTSKFNNWNLGAELLKITGTLITGSVFSYFYNSLFLSHVALSFGNYFYMLLYSLAVGIPVSTIYILSRYIYLKNFYENTAKTISQLLAGKQNVLQSDSLTISAGSTKLVIDEKDFLYVQSMENYCVFYCLENNQPKKHILRISLSKVLPQIETQSIQKCHRSYIVNLGKVKNLKGNAQGYKLYIPDIGFEVPVSRSFIPAVIPRLKQSDS